The Bombus terrestris chromosome 6, iyBomTerr1.2, whole genome shotgun sequence DNA window TAAGAATTCGCGACAtacttttttaaaaacattAGGGCATTAATAAATTGTTACGATAATGAGATAAATATTTCAGAGTACATATGGTTTTATCAATAACCTTTGTATTCTAGCGATTTAATGATGTGaattaatttctgttttatgatcaacataataatttgtatttttcaattAGTTGTCATAGATGATTGGGCAAAGAATTTAAATCAtgcatttcaatatttttagcaTACTATTTTACCTACATGTAGTAAGTAAACATGTTTTACATGTTTGTAACGAACACGATTTCATCGTTTTATAATAAACATACGATATTTTCAGCGaagatgaaaaaaataattaaaagatcaCGTACTCGAGTAATTTTATCGGTCGCTCAAGTATCCAATATCGTAAAAATGTTCAAGGTATTCGATAAAAGTGTCATCGTAAAAAAACATGAGCTacacttctttttctttcttaacaTTTGATTAATTAGCTGACATTGTTCAGTGAAATTGTTTTTAACGTCGTATCGTTTCCAATATTGTTTCTCAATTGCATCACCAAAATgcaagaatttataaatttttaattattcgaattatttattCCTTTCACTGTGTAGCAATCAATACAAAAGAATCTCTTTAACATCTGTATAACAACTCTTTAACATCATTATCATGTATAAATATCCCTCGTTTTTAGGTTGTATTGCTTCTCAACTAGTGAGctcattaaaattttctaacaaaaaaatataacataactTTACATCGTAAGTCGAATTTACTATCAAAGAGGAACCCAAAACAAAAGCACATCAACGATCACACGcctaataatacaaaaataaatgctTACCTGTTATGACAACAGCCCAGAAGAATGAGATATGTATCAAGAGAGAGATAATACGGAGAAACAAACTGTCATCCAGATCACATATTACCAATCATCAGATCACCAATGCATTCGAAGATATGTGGACGAGGATTCCTCGAGACGTCCTGGTCGCATCGATTCCTGCGCTTGCTAACCAAGAATTGTTCATTGTTCACTTGCTTGCACAAAATTATGACAGCAAACCGAGAATGGAGAGGAAACCACCGTGGATCTGCACCTGTCTACGATGATAGGCACGTGTACCAACGATCCATTCGCGTACACGTGTATACACCGTGGCGCGTGAGACACACACGCTTTGACTATCGATTGTGCGCGAAAAGCTGTAGGGCAATGTAGAAAAAAAATGGTCCCTCGAGAAACTCGCGAGCTACCACTACCACCATAGGCGGCTTTTCTACGGAGACAACTCGTCCTGCGGCGTTACGGACGGACAGCTCTGACAGGAGGCGTACACGCGCGCCTCCATCCATCGCGCATACGTTCACGCGCATCGTGCCCTCGACTCATTAAGCAGGCGCGCCAACTGTAACGCTTGGAATCTTACCAGGCTATCGTAAACAAAAGTTGGCTTATTCTGTGACTTTGAACTTCAAAATTAATCTATACAATCTACACACGTAATAAAACAGTAGAAGGGTTATGTTTATACATTGAATAAACAACATAAAATATCAGTCATTCAGGTACAGCCATAAGTTATGGAGTCCAAAAAGCTAATCATTGCAATTTTTGTCTGTTCGTTTATATTCGTATCACTGCTTGTTAAAACTACTAAAGGTAAGAATTACTTTGAACGGATTTTGATGGAGTTTTCTCTGATGTAGAGCTTAATTTTTAGGAAAGAAAATAGGGTATATTTTATCTCGATCCGATTTGTAGAAGCTAAAAACTAGCCTGGCATCTGACTTGTATGCGCTCCCATATTTGGTAAAGGTCAAACAATATGTCTAAAATCGaaactttttataatttaatattttttttacaatgGGGTGTAACGTAACTgttagtataaaaaatatatatacataatgtgATAGTCgtgtattttgtaataatttttattagagTAATTGAAGTTATCCGGTCAACGTGTAATTGAAtgtaatagataaaatattctatatctaTTTACGTTATTATAGACAAAATCTAGATCGACCATTTTTAAGATCTTTGGTTATCTAAAAAAGCCAAACAATGACAATTTGTACTagtttactatttactattttgtttataaaattcaataaattgaaatatattatagctaaatataaaacacaacaaaacaaaaaaaatatataattaacttAGAAGAATTTAGAAAGGGAACTgtattttatacaaacatgtGTGGCTGGTCAGATGGCTAATTACGAATAAGCTAGACTATCCGTTCATTTTATGTCAAATAACACGGTAGAGAAAGGAAAATACACCATTCAAAATAAATTAGAGGATCAAGTTCCTGAACAATTTAGGAAAGTGAAACGATGAAGGGATGAAAGAAACATGGCATACTCTGAGTGATAATGACTTTTTAATGGACTAATTTTGTATGCTAAGGCTTTCAAGCTACTAAATTTAATATCAGTAAGGATAATTTATTGTGTTgaaatctttaaaatattaaacgttggAAAATTGTAGTTTTTCTTATATGAGTATAGTAGCATTTTTTAACATACagtgacaaaattttattattttcaattaattttattaataattttttacatcttcctttttacaatttttttacattttataaatttttttagtttCGAATATCATAATTGGTAGAAACAGATAAAAGTTCCTctctaaatttataaaaatgattaaatctgtactatacaataattataatcGCAAAAAACTTTAAATTTTGATTGCTGTATATccatttcatagaaattttacacACATTACGTACCTACCACTTTATACTTTCCAATTCAAATTGCTTACCTACTCATCTACTGCACTTGTTTCGTTCCATACGAATTACAAATAACTGCAAAATGACACGATAGcgagtacatacatatttacatatatgctCAAATAAGATGCATTTTATTATCTATTCATTACTTCGAGTAAGGAAATTAATATGAAACCATCAGAATGATTAATTGGTGAAGAATTTCAACACgattgatatattattttatacgcattacattatactttataatataatatttaatacataataaataaaagtatatatatattaaaaaggagagaatacataaattaatatgttAATTCTAAACTTCAATCTTGCAATATTCAATCGCACGATCGTAAAAAGAATTATCatgcaaattgaaatattattttcaaacataAAAGAATTACTATTGCAATTAAATTATCATCCGAATGGTCATATTTTTACGGTTGTCGGTTAAAGACACGTGTGCCCCACGCAATGATTCTTcataatgaaaattttcaaacaacTGGACGAAAATTAGCCTACCTCTATCGTAATCCATACTATCATTGCTAGTTGAACATCCGCACAAAAGTTAGACCATAGTCTACGAATATTTCATTTGCTACTCTCAAGGACGCAAAACCGTCCCAGTGATACTTCCACGTAATCGATCAGCCTTAGACGGCCACTTAATTTTCCGGTATGTTTCAGGGCTTACATTTTTCCATACTTGTTTTAAAATCGAACTTCGCCCACAAACAATCACAAATGTGTTCTCAATTAGTAAACAAACCGCAGATATGTCATCTTAATAATGATCGTGTGAAAGCttataatctaaaattttcatattatcagTGTCGTTGCCAAAAAGGAGTTAAAATACTATACTTCATTCACGTTTAAATCAATTTGAAACATGTAAATCACAACACAGCGGGTCTCTTACTTAGCAATCTCCGGTACCATAATCGTGTAAACACgacaaaatatcaaaatacctGGGCATATTTGTGTAGCAATATGTAATTACCTCGATCGAGAGTAATCGTTGCCACGCCTTAGAAATTTGCTATTGCATGTCCAACGATATCGAACGTGGAATAGCGATAATACGTCATTCCACTGAGCCTCTATAAATTCCAAATATGGAAATTTAACCGGCTAAATTAGAGCATCGACGAGTCGAGCTGGacaccgttccgacacgttcaaTTATAAACCACGATGCTTTAATTAGCGACAACGTTTCGAATGTAACTTACGTAACAATAGATTATGGTTCAGCGGTAGGCTAAAATTAGTTAAAATTTAACGCCTCATTTGTCCAACTAGAGGTTAACACTTATGCGGTATATTGAACATCGCAATACGTAGTTATGTATTATACACGAGTAGAATTGAAACGTGATACGTCTGTGACCGCGATACGTCGATGTTTGACTCTTGCACGATATCAGACGAGGAGACCTCGTTAACACTCGAATCAACGGAGCTTCTGTTCGATCCACGTACAATAGGAATATAGTTCCATTAACTTAACCCTTTGTGTTCCTACAGTGGCTACGAAAAGTATCTCTACACCATTGTATTTAGTAGAACATTTATATAGCAATTAGTTAAGTTCGAGCACATGTCATTTCGTACAATAGTATTTTCATGTGACTGCAAAAAAAATGTGTCATTAGGAAATAAGGGTATGCACAAATACTTTTTGTCACTACTGTTCATCGAACTAGACGTGCAATTCTGATTCTGTCTCAATTTTCCTAGCTTTTGTATATAAGATATACAAAATTTCTGTTATATTAGAACTTTCGCAAATCTTCACGCCATGCAAGTGcgctataaataaaagaaagttcTTTCGTGCTATAcgacaaaatatttttcgttctaATTTAGAAGGAACAAAAGTAGGAAAGATCTGGGGATATGTTAGCTATACTAGCATATAAGAGTTAATAAGGAATTTAAGTTTGGTGTAACCGTACTCGATATCATTTCTATTCAAATTTCTCTGGTCCAATCGAAGGTCCGTCCATTCATGAACAGTACTATATGAATTTctgcaaaaatatttgtatatacttATAAAGCAATTAAAGTTGTTTCTAAAAATAATGAACGAAAATTCAGtgaagaattaaaataattgatatgCGAAGAAAAAACgcgaatgaaattattttgtttgattactagttttaaataaggaaacatttttatttccttatttttatatattatattatgagtTGAAAGCTATGCATCATACTTCTGAGAGTTCGCGGCCAGTTAGCAAATCAAGGCTTAGTGAGCCGAGAGGAGTGGACGGGATAGTAGCGGTCAGTTGACGAGAGAAATCGAGAATATTTATACAGATTCATTAAGAACAAGTATTAAGAGCCAATCTCATTACTGTGAATACGAGAAAATCTTTTTGAGTTcatttcaaatgaaaaattgcaaataataattgtattgtTAGCGACAAAGATTATTTTCTGCAAGCTCTCCGGTGtttcatttcaatttaaataatacgtaattcCGCTATAAAATCAAAGGGGAAACGCAGCGGTTCTATCGATTTAAAGTTGAAACTTAAAAAATAAGGCGACCCCGTGAATCGAATTTAACGTTGTGCCACTGATAGGATCCGTTCCGCAATAAAAATGTAGCAGCACGATATCGAGTCATGCATTGTCTAGATGCAGCAAATAGATAAGAAATACCGTGTGTGACGAATCATTCCTCGATATGACGAAGTTACCGATAGAGATCTTTCCGCAAAACACGATTAACATGAAATCAATAGACACCCTGAACGCCCATGTCGTGACCAGAGAATAAGATATAAagcgtttttattttttaacacagttatattattcatttttcgaTGGAATTAGATTCATGAACAAAAAAAGTAATCGgctaatttaattgataaattgctatatactattatagtTTACATATACTGAAACTTAAGATTTTAAGTAATTATAATCGCATGAAAAGCGTCAATAGAACGGGAAATTTTAGttcgttaaaaattttgattaatttacaattatttgaagaaattcatttcatttgtttaattcatttttaatttaagaaattgattttaatttattggAGAGAGTTATTCGTTTAATTCTCGGACAGACATTTACGCGTCTACCGTAACTGCAGTAGGTAAGAACATTCCTGCACAGACAAGGTTGAGTAACTGGGACTTTATTAAAGTACAAGACTGAAAAGTAAGGTCAGAAATGAGATGAAAGTAACTGTAATCTATTGAGcatgcaatagtatataacatttccGAAATGTTTTACtcgtacattttattaaatattaaatataattttattgatagaataataaaaataataacacaCGAAGGACAAGAATTATAGAGAggagatatttatttatctctAAAATTGATTACTTTATTATATGAAAAGATAATATGAAATAAGACTTAATCAAGTGTTGTAGTATacttataaatatcaaattaatgAAGATATTTATCGTAGAATGGAAACTAATGCCTGCACAGTAAACGATTGTATCCTAATTGCATTCTATTTACTTatgtagaattttttgtaataattcagtaacattataacgtttaatcaatTTGGCATATAAAGTCAACCCTGTACTTATATATAGGCAATACCAGATGAGAGCAATTATCCCTTAATAACAGTTAATATAATTCAAcagtatataattaaatatcgtaaatatatgaaaaagaaCGTTTTATTAACAACAAGAtagatacaaatacaaatttagGGATTTGTATCTTCATTATACACAATATATTGATATAACTAATGATAGcatataattaaatacatataaaaatgtgACTCGAACAAATTATCATAAAAGCTAAATGTTCTTGTATCGgcagtttaaaaatattaaatattgctttAGATTGTAGTCACTCCTacgaaaaatatcatagaaaaatatgcatagtattttttttgcattttgaGTATTTTCTAATTGTGCGCCTTAATTAATCAGAACGATTTCTTCGTTGCAGAAATGCAACCTTCAAAACTAATTACAATGTTTGACATTAGTGGTATATAACTAACCCGCATCtcaattaaaaagtaatatccCTAATgagaaattacataaattaaattatactgtCATTCTTatgctttaaataattattttcttgggATTTGCTTTGGTTAATTATTTTGCCCGCACCCTTCTGTTTTAAAAAAAGTTAAACAAGACGTGCTTGAACAACTCTTAATTCAGGCTATCAGCTTAAACGACATACACAATCGCGAGCTCCTAATTTTTTTCAAAGCTCCTAGGATCTGTTTTACAGACTGTAATATGTAACGCGCGTATaactttcgcttttctttttcaaaacatAGCaccaaattatttcatttccttGTTTACTGATTCGCCGCAAAATTGAACACGGGATATTTTGGCGCGAAACGATTCGACACACCATAAATATACTCGGATTCACCACGTTCCCACAGACTTCTAGCACCATTGGTTGATTCTTCGTACGATGGTGGagctatataattttatacattaacTACTGTTAAACTATATCCTTTCTTAGAATATAATAGTTTAATTCATTAAAACTatataattataagaaatacatGAAAATATTCTTACGCAGATTAGGATACAAATTCGATGGTGGACTTCCGTCAACGCTTGAAAGTGGAATTCCTGTCGTTGTCCATCCAATTTCTGAAGGTTGTGGATATCCTTCGGCCGATGGAGCACTTGGAGTTTGATAATTTACTAATGGCACCGTGCCCACGAATATAAGGGTGTTCTGCGTCAAATTTCGATGGTACCTAACATAGAATCAACCGCTTTAACTCATTCAAAAACATTTTAACGAGCAACTAGAATCGGTTTTATAGGGCCAATTTTCCATTGTGTCGTTCAATTGCCATTCTTTGCACATCACTCGATGAGTCATAGTATCATCGTATCATACAAATAGTGAATAGCACtgatttatttataatgtttcACAAATGTAATAGCGCATGTATTTAATTTCACTTGaaacatgtaacgttaaaaaaaattctcttatagtaaaattaatagtatacaaattaataacttttgcgtatataaaaattaattaattcgcaaataaaatattttgctacCTATTCTTCTACCTATTCTTCTAATATTCTTCTACCTATATATAAGGTAACATATACTAACCATCCTGAAACACAAGCCACGACTTTAAGATTATATTCCAGATCAATAATTCCACAATTCGTCAAGTTCGATGGAGGAAGTGGAGGTATATCGAGCTTCTGTTCATAATCTGCATTTCCGCGTCCTTCGACGGGTCCTTTAGCAACTTCCGCTATCACGATTTCCTCCGTTTTAGTATCCGTGGTCGGTGTGGTAGCCCGAAAAGTCACGATCTAGACTTCATGTGATTCCATTATTATCTCGAAATATTTTCACCGATATCGCATATTTATCAGCATCATCAAACTGTATATACCTTACACAAAATGAGTTTTACAGTCTCCACAGTGACTCCTGACAAATTTTCAACGTTCACCTTTATTGGCATTGTTTGACCTGGTACGTATCCCCTCACTGGTAACGAATAGTTAACAGTTAATGATGGTGTTTCGCAACATAAGCAGCAAAACGTCTTACTCATTTCTACTTGCACTTTTTCCTGAAAATGTATTCGTTTCTTTATAccataataaaattttactaaatCAACTGTACGTGCAAAAATTAAACTATGAAACATAATTTTGctgcaatttttataaattttaaatatgaaaattttcacTCTCGATTTAATTTTCTACTTCGAAATGTATGCTAGATTTTAAGGAACTGAGTGTTCCCATAACTGTTTAACGAATGTCAATTACTCGTAGCTTCAATTTCAATCGTGAAACGTTCACTAAATGTTCACTGAATGGAGAATTTTCTGATGAATACGTACCGAGGATCTTACTTCTTGATTAAGGTCAAAAGGCGACACTACTGTAAAGGGGCTCTTTACTTCTTGATCGAATTTCCAAGGGCGATCCAGAGTCGCTTTGACCGTATACCGAACGTGGCCAAAATCGGATTCGAAACTGCTGGGTAAATTCATGGGTAGAATACATTGAAACGGGAATTTATGCTCGCCGCTTTGTATCTCGATTTCACCTcctaaagaaaatttattactttttccaATGAAAGTTCTAACCAATGAAATAATTTAAGGTAAAATTTTACCAGAAGCTGATCCAACAAGATAATACTTTGTATCGAAGTATTCTTCATGTGCGGTGACCGTCTGAGTTCCATCTCTGTACTGTCCTCTCTCATCCATATCCTGTTTGTCTGTTGTCCAACATGTGTTCGccacaccttttatttttacacatatgcctggaaaaataatgaaattgttatatattattattaatcaattgATGTTTCTCTTACATAAATTATAGAATATCGTATACATATGACATTCtatattataaagaaaaattacatataGTTCAAATTCATCAATCTTAGTTTCATACTGCATACGGTAATGGCTTTTAAATTTATCTAATTGAAATCACATATTGATTTAAATACAATTGAATATAATTGTA harbors:
- the LOC100643805 gene encoding arrestin domain-containing protein 17 isoform X1 produces the protein MGLKDFRIIYDNPWATYYPGQTVSGNIIVVLNSTKKIRGICVKIKGVANTCWTTDKQDMDERGQYRDGTQTVTAHEEYFDTKYYLVGSASGGEIEIQSGEHKFPFQCILPMNLPSSFESDFGHVRYTVKATLDRPWKFDQEVKSPFTVVSPFDLNQEVRSSEKVQVEMSKTFCCLCCETPSLTVNYSLPVRGYVPGQTMPIKVNVENLSGVTVETVKLILCKIVTFRATTPTTDTKTEEIVIAEVAKGPVEGRGNADYEQKLDIPPLPPSNLTNCGIIDLEYNLKVVACVSGWYHRNLTQNTLIFVGTVPLVNYQTPSAPSAEGYPQPSEIGWTTTGIPLSSVDGSPPSNLYPNLPPPSYEESTNGARSLWERGESEYIYGVSNRFAPKYPVFNFAANQ
- the LOC100643805 gene encoding arrestin domain-containing protein 17 isoform X2, with protein sequence MDERGQYRDGTQTVTAHEEYFDTKYYLVGSASGGEIEIQSGEHKFPFQCILPMNLPSSFESDFGHVRYTVKATLDRPWKFDQEVKSPFTVVSPFDLNQEVRSSEKVQVEMSKTFCCLCCETPSLTVNYSLPVRGYVPGQTMPIKVNVENLSGVTVETVKLILCKIVTFRATTPTTDTKTEEIVIAEVAKGPVEGRGNADYEQKLDIPPLPPSNLTNCGIIDLEYNLKVVACVSGWYHRNLTQNTLIFVGTVPLVNYQTPSAPSAEGYPQPSEIGWTTTGIPLSSVDGSPPSNLYPNLPPPSYEESTNGARSLWERGESEYIYGVSNRFAPKYPVFNFAANQ